In Phreatobacter cathodiphilus, the genomic window GAACGGCCATGACGACGACGATCTCCAACTGGGCGGTGCTCGGCGCCGGCCTCGCCATGGTTCTTCTGCTCGCCGAGAACATGCTCGGCGTCACCGGAGCCCTGTTGCTGGCGAAGGGCCGCGCCGACCGGCGGAACTGACCTTCCCAAGGCCTCACATCCTGTCGAATTGCGATGCCGGCGTCTCCCCTGGAGTGCGCCGGTTTCGCCACATCGGCCCGTCTCAGCCGCTTTCAGGCTGACTTTCTCGCCTGCGCAGGGCTCCGCTGCAGGAAATGCCTTGAGTTGGTCACATTGGTTGCCCTAGGTGCGACGCGACACCCGCTTGGCATTCCTTAAGGATAATGGTGTTTCCTCACGCGCTGGCGGGGGGTGACCCAGCCGATCATCCGGAGCCGTTATCGTGACCGATCGTTTCCCCGCGTATTCCGTTTCGCTGCTCGACCGGCGCACGCTCCTCGGTGGCCTCGCCTCGCTCGGCGCCATGGCGGCTGCGAGCCCCGCCCTGGCCCAGTCCGGACGCGGCGCCGTCGCCGAATGGTCGGAGAGCTTCGACGCGGGATCGCGCGGCCGCCCGAGCATCAATCCCTATCCGGTTCTCGGCCCCCACACGGTCCAGGGTCTAGAACAGGCCATCGCCCAGTACCAGGGCATCGTCTCGCGCGGCGGCTGGCAGCCCGTGCCGGACCGCGAGCGCCTGCGCATCGGCGCCCGTCGCCGGTCCGTCGTCGCCCTGCGTGAGCGGCTGATCGCCTCCGGCGACCTCAACCCCTCCGCCGGCCGCTCGGATGTCTTCGACTCCTTCGTCGACACCGCCGTGAAGCGGTTCCAGACCCGCCACGGCATCTCGCCCGACGGGCAGGTGCGCGAGTCGACCTTCGCCGCCCTCAACGTGCCGGCCGAGATGCGGCTGCGCCAGCTCGAGACCAACCTCGTCCGCGTGCGCGCCCATTCCGGCTTCCTCGGCAACCGCTTCATCGTCATGAACATCCCCGCCGCCCAGCTCGAGGCGGTGGAAAATGGCACGGTCGTCTCCCGCCACGTCACCGTCGTCGGCAAGATCGACCGCCAGTCGCCGGTCATTTCGACCCGCGTCCAGGACATCAATTTCAACCCGTACTGGACGGTGCCGGCCTCCATCATCCGCAAGGACCTCATCCCGAAGATGCAGGCCGAGCCGGACTACCTCGCCAAGAACCGCATCCGCGTGTTCAACGGCCAGGGCCAGGAGGTTGCCCCGGAGTCGATCAACTGGAACACGATGGAGGCGATGAACTACCGCTTCCGTCAGGACCCCTTCGAGGGCAACTCGATGGGCAACGTCCGCATCAACATCCCGAACCAGCATGCAGTCTACATGCACGACACGCCCTCCAAGGGCCTGTTCGGCGAGGACCAGCGCTTCCACTCGTCGGGCTGCGCCCGCGTGCAGAACGTCCGCGAGCTCATCGCCTGGATTCTTCAGGGCACCCAGTGGAGCCGCTCGGAGATCGACCGCATCTTCCGCACCACCGACCGGGTGGACGCCAAGCCGGTGCAGCCCGTGCCGGTCTACTGGGTCTACATCACCGCCTGGGCCAATCCGGACGGCCTCGTGCAGTTCCGCGAGGACATCTACCAGCGCGACGGCATCGGCCCGCAGGCCGCCGGCGCTCCGGCCCAGCCGGTCGCGCTGCGCTGACCGGTCCGGTCCGCCCCTGCTGACGTGATCGAAGCCCGGCCTCGCGCCGGGCTTTTCGCGTCAGGGGCGTGGTTGCACCTGGGACGAAGACGACCCGCGACGGACACACGTCGCACATGTCGCCTCGAGGCCGGGAAGGCAGCGCGCCGCCAGGGGCATGCCTCTCACGCGCCGTCACCACCCGTGCCACACTCGCACTATGCCCGAATCACAGCCGCGCACCGTCTATTTCGAGCACACCGCGCTGGGTGCCTATATCCGCTGCGCCGCCATCTGCGCCGACACCGGCACCGAGGTGGTGGTGATGGGGCCGATCCACACCGCGCTGCCCGATCTGGAACGCCTCGCCCGTCGTAAGCTCGAACGCCGGCTCGCGCAGGATGCGGGGGAGGGGGCGTAATATCGGCACAAGGTCTGGTGTGCCGAGCGCGCTGAACCTTGGACTTGCAACCGACGCTGTGCTACCGGCTAGCCCAGTTCCCGACCGACCCGGCGACCCTCGCCGTGCCACGGAGTGATCCGGATGTCCTCGTCTTCTGCCGCCGCCACCGAGCCCTTCGACGGCTTCTTCTCGGCCTCCCTCGCCGAGGCCGATCCGGTCATCTTCGACGCCATCCAGAAGGAACTCGGGCGCCAGCAGCACGAGATCGAGCTGATCGCTTCGGAGAACATCGTCTCCCGTGCCGTCATGGAGGCGCAGGGCTCGGTGATGACCAACAAATATGCCGAGGGCTATCCGGGCAAGCGCTACTACGGCGGCTGCCAGTTCGTCGACATCGCCGAGACGGTGGCCATCGAGCGCGCCACCAAGCTGTTCGGCTGCCGCTTCGCCAACGTTCAGCCGAACTCGGGAAGCCAGGCCAACCAGGCCGTATTCCTCGCCCTGATGCAGCCCGGCGACACCTTCATGGGCCTCGACCTCGCCGCCGGCGGCCACCTCACCCACGGCTCGCCGGTCAACGTCTCCGGCAAGTGGTTCAAGGTCGCGCCCTACACGGTGCGCCGGGAGGACCAGCTCATCGACATGGACGAGGTGGCGCGCATCGCCCGCGAGTCCCGGCCGAAGGTCATCGTCGCCGGCGGCTCGGCCTATGCCCGCGTCTGGGACTTCGCCCGCTTCCGTGCCATCGCCGACGAGGTCGGGGCCGTCTTCTTCGTCGATATGGCGCATTTCGCCGGGCTGGTGGCGGGCGGCGCCCATCCCTCGCCCTTCCCGCACGCCCATGTGGCGACGACCACCACCCACAAGACCCTGCGCGGCCCGCGCGGCGGCATGATCCTCACCAATGACGAGGACCTCGCCAAGAAGTTCAACTCGGCGGTCTTCCCCGGCATGCAGGGCGGCCCGCTCATGCACGTCATCGCCGCCAAGGCGGTGGCCTTCGGCGAGGCGCTGCGCCCCGAGTTCAAGGCCTATTCCCACGCCGTCGTCGCCAATGCCAAGGCGCTGGCCGAGACGCTGAAGGCGGCCGGCTTCGACCTCGTCACCGGCGGCACCGACAATCACCTGATGCTGGTCGACCTGCGCCCGAAGAACCTCACCGGCAAGGCCTCCGAGGCCGCCCTCGGGCGCGCCTACATCACCTGCAACAAGAACGGCATCCCCTTCGACCCGCAGAAGCCCTTCGTCACTTCGGGCGTCCGCCTCGGCACCCCTGCCGGCACCACGCGCGGCTTCGGCATCGCCGAGTTCAAGCGGGTGGGCGAGCTCATCGCCGAGACGCTGGACGGCCTCTCCAAGGCCAATTCCGACGAGGGCAACGCGGCGGTCGAGGCGGCCGTGCGGGAGAAGGTGAAGGATCTCACCGCCCGCTTCCCCATCTATTCCTGACGCGGCGCCGGGCCCGTGCGCTGCCCCTTCTGCGGCTTCGCCGACACGCAGGTGAAGGATTCCCGTCCGACCGAGGACGGCTCCGCCATCCGCCGACGGCGCGTCTGCACGGAGTGCGGCGGCCGTTTCACCACCTTCGAGCGCGTCCAGCTGCGTGAGCTGGTGGTGGTGAAGCGCTCCGGCAAGCGCGTGCCCTTCGACCGCGACAAGCTCATGCGCTCGATCCAGATCGCGCTGCGCAAGCGGCCCGTGGACCCGGAGCGTGTCGAGCGGCTCGTCTCCGGCATCGTCCGGCAGCTCGAGGCCTCGGGGGAATCCGACATCCCCGCCGAGAACATCGGCCGCATCGTCATGGAGGCGCTGAAGGCGCTGGACGACGTCGCCTATGTCCGCTTCGCCTCGGTCTACCGCAATTTCCGCGACCCCCGCGAGTTCCAGCAGCTCATCGGCGAGATGTCCGAGGACGGCGAGGGGACCGCCGACCCCGAGCGCCGCTGACGTGATGGACGGGAACGCCTTCACGGCGGTCGATCTCGCCCACATGGACCACGCGCTGCGCCTCGGCCGGCGCCATCTCGGCCTCGCCTGGCCCAACCCCTCCGTCGGCTGCGTCATCGTCAAGGACGGCGTCGTGGTCGGTCGCGGCGTCACGCAGGCGGGCGGCCGCCCGCACGGCGAGACCACCGCCATCGCCCATGCGCTCGCCGTCTCCGGCCCCGGCGCGACGCGCGGCGCCACCGCCTATGTGACCCTCGAACCCTGCTCGCACTACGGCAGGACGGCGCCCTGTTCCGACGCGCTCGCGCGCGCGGGCATCGCCCGCGTCGTCTGCGCCGTCGGCGACCCCGACCCGCGCGTGCACGGCCGCGGCTTCCACATGCTCCGGGCCTACGGCATCGCCGTCGATGTCGGCGCGGGTGCGGCGGAGGCCGCCCTCGACCACCGCGGCCACTTCATCCGCGTGCGCCAGGGCCGCCCCTTCGTCCAGCTCAAGATGGCGCTCTCCGCCGACGGCTATGTCGCGGCCGCCGGCGGCGCGCGCACCCAGATCAGCTGCCCCGCGGCCACGGTCCAGCTCCACCTCGTGCGCGCCATGGCCGACGTCATCATGATCGGCATCGGCACGGTCCTGGCCGACGATCCCATGCTCACCTGCCGTCTGCCGGGCATGGAGGCGCGCTCGCCGATCCGCGTCATCATCGACTCGAAACTCCGCCTGCCGCTGACCTCGCGCCTCGTCGCCACGGCCGGCGAGGTGCCGACCTGGGTCATCTCCACCGTCGGCGCGCCGCCCGAGGCCGAACGCGCCCTGCGCCGCGCCGGCTGCGAGGTCATGCTGGTGAGCCGCCGCCCCGACGGCGTCGTCGACATGGGCGCCGCGCTGCGCCTGCTGGCGGCCCGCGGCATCACCCGCGTCATGAGCGAGGGCGGCCCCATCCTCGGCGCCACGCTGATGCGCACCGGCCTCGCCGACGAGATCATCGTCGCGCATTCGCCGGTCACTCTCGGCGACGGTGTGCCCGGCTTCACCGAGCCCATGCCGGCCCGCTACCGGCTCGCCGAGAGCCGCATGGCCGGCTGCGACCGCATCGACACCTTCCGCCCCGATCCGACCGTCCCCGAGGGAGCCTGACCCATGTTCACCGGCATCATCACCGACGTGGGCGAGATCATCGCCGTCGAGGAGAAGGGCACGGCGCGCACCCTCTCCGTTGCCTGTTCCTACCCCGCCGACAGCCTGCCGCTCGGCGCCTCGGTCTGCCACATGGGCATCTGTCTCACCGTCACCTCCCTCGCCGAGCAGGGCAACCGCACCGTCTTCTCCATCGACGCTTCCGGCGAGACGCTGGCGCGCACCACGCTCGGCGCCTGGCAGGCGGGCAAGACGGTGAATCTCGAACGCTCGCTGCGCATCGGCGACGAGCTCGGCGGCCATATCGTCACCGGCCATGTCGACGGCGTCGCCGAGATCGTCTCGCGCGAGGATCGCGACGGCACCGCCTGGTTCGTCTTCCGCGCGCCCCGGGAGCTGGCGAAGTTCATCGCCGAGAAGGGTTCGGTTGCTCTCGACGGCACCTCGCTCACCGTCAACGGCGTCTCGGGCGACACCTTCACCGTCACCATGATCCCGCACACCCTGCAGGTGACGACATGGGGCGGCGCGACGGCCGGCGACAGGGTCAACCTCGAGGTCGACATGATGGCCCGCTACGCGGCCCGCCTTGCGGAGGCGAAGGCGGGGGGCTACTAGAGCGCTCCCATTCCGAAGGACCTGCCATGGCTGCCCCGCGTTCCGCGCCCGAGCACGTGATTCCGACCCATGCCCGCGTGCTCATCGTCGAGGCGCGGTTCTATGACGATCTCGCCGACTCCCTGCTGGAGGGCGCCAAGGCCGCCATCGCCGAGGTCGGTGCCACCTGCGAGGTGCACACCGTGCCCGGCGCGCTGGAGATCCCGGCCGCCATCGCCATCCTGATGGACGCGGCGGCGGCACGTGGCCAGCCCTTCGACGGCGCGGTCGCTCTCGGCACGGTCATCCGTGGCGAGACCACCCACTACGAGATCGTCTCCGAAGAGAGCTCCCGCGCCCTCATGGACCTGTCCGTCTCCCGCAAGATGCCCCTCGGCAACGGCATCCTCACCGTCGAGAACGACGCCCAGGCCTGGGCCCGCGCCCGCAGGAGCGACCTCGACAAGGGCGGCGGCGCTGCGAAGGCCTGCCTTGCCATGATCCGTCTGAAGCGCGCGGCGGAGCAGGCGTGATGGCCGAGGTCGCTCCGAAACAGGCGAACAAGCGCGGCACGGCGCGGCTCGCCGCCGTCCAGGCGCTCTACCAGATGGACGTCGCCGGCTCCGACATCAACGACGTCATCGG contains:
- a CDS encoding L,D-transpeptidase family protein, with protein sequence MTDRFPAYSVSLLDRRTLLGGLASLGAMAAASPALAQSGRGAVAEWSESFDAGSRGRPSINPYPVLGPHTVQGLEQAIAQYQGIVSRGGWQPVPDRERLRIGARRRSVVALRERLIASGDLNPSAGRSDVFDSFVDTAVKRFQTRHGISPDGQVRESTFAALNVPAEMRLRQLETNLVRVRAHSGFLGNRFIVMNIPAAQLEAVENGTVVSRHVTVVGKIDRQSPVISTRVQDINFNPYWTVPASIIRKDLIPKMQAEPDYLAKNRIRVFNGQGQEVAPESINWNTMEAMNYRFRQDPFEGNSMGNVRINIPNQHAVYMHDTPSKGLFGEDQRFHSSGCARVQNVRELIAWILQGTQWSRSEIDRIFRTTDRVDAKPVQPVPVYWVYITAWANPDGLVQFREDIYQRDGIGPQAAGAPAQPVALR
- a CDS encoding DUF6898 family protein, producing MPESQPRTVYFEHTALGAYIRCAAICADTGTEVVVMGPIHTALPDLERLARRKLERRLAQDAGEGA
- the glyA gene encoding serine hydroxymethyltransferase translates to MSSSSAAATEPFDGFFSASLAEADPVIFDAIQKELGRQQHEIELIASENIVSRAVMEAQGSVMTNKYAEGYPGKRYYGGCQFVDIAETVAIERATKLFGCRFANVQPNSGSQANQAVFLALMQPGDTFMGLDLAAGGHLTHGSPVNVSGKWFKVAPYTVRREDQLIDMDEVARIARESRPKVIVAGGSAYARVWDFARFRAIADEVGAVFFVDMAHFAGLVAGGAHPSPFPHAHVATTTTHKTLRGPRGGMILTNDEDLAKKFNSAVFPGMQGGPLMHVIAAKAVAFGEALRPEFKAYSHAVVANAKALAETLKAAGFDLVTGGTDNHLMLVDLRPKNLTGKASEAALGRAYITCNKNGIPFDPQKPFVTSGVRLGTPAGTTRGFGIAEFKRVGELIAETLDGLSKANSDEGNAAVEAAVREKVKDLTARFPIYS
- the nrdR gene encoding transcriptional regulator NrdR, giving the protein MRCPFCGFADTQVKDSRPTEDGSAIRRRRVCTECGGRFTTFERVQLRELVVVKRSGKRVPFDRDKLMRSIQIALRKRPVDPERVERLVSGIVRQLEASGESDIPAENIGRIVMEALKALDDVAYVRFASVYRNFRDPREFQQLIGEMSEDGEGTADPERR
- the ribD gene encoding bifunctional diaminohydroxyphosphoribosylaminopyrimidine deaminase/5-amino-6-(5-phosphoribosylamino)uracil reductase RibD, translating into MDGNAFTAVDLAHMDHALRLGRRHLGLAWPNPSVGCVIVKDGVVVGRGVTQAGGRPHGETTAIAHALAVSGPGATRGATAYVTLEPCSHYGRTAPCSDALARAGIARVVCAVGDPDPRVHGRGFHMLRAYGIAVDVGAGAAEAALDHRGHFIRVRQGRPFVQLKMALSADGYVAAAGGARTQISCPAATVQLHLVRAMADVIMIGIGTVLADDPMLTCRLPGMEARSPIRVIIDSKLRLPLTSRLVATAGEVPTWVISTVGAPPEAERALRRAGCEVMLVSRRPDGVVDMGAALRLLAARGITRVMSEGGPILGATLMRTGLADEIIVAHSPVTLGDGVPGFTEPMPARYRLAESRMAGCDRIDTFRPDPTVPEGA
- a CDS encoding riboflavin synthase codes for the protein MFTGIITDVGEIIAVEEKGTARTLSVACSYPADSLPLGASVCHMGICLTVTSLAEQGNRTVFSIDASGETLARTTLGAWQAGKTVNLERSLRIGDELGGHIVTGHVDGVAEIVSREDRDGTAWFVFRAPRELAKFIAEKGSVALDGTSLTVNGVSGDTFTVTMIPHTLQVTTWGGATAGDRVNLEVDMMARYAARLAEAKAGGY
- the ribH gene encoding 6,7-dimethyl-8-ribityllumazine synthase, which encodes MAAPRSAPEHVIPTHARVLIVEARFYDDLADSLLEGAKAAIAEVGATCEVHTVPGALEIPAAIAILMDAAAARGQPFDGAVALGTVIRGETTHYEIVSEESSRALMDLSVSRKMPLGNGILTVENDAQAWARARRSDLDKGGGAAKACLAMIRLKRAAEQA